A genomic window from Camelina sativa cultivar DH55 chromosome 2, Cs, whole genome shotgun sequence includes:
- the LOC104726908 gene encoding zinc finger CCCH domain-containing protein 63-like, which yields MDFDLNGGNKRVFNRLGGGGGGGGGGSNRSLAPTDTRQKVCFHWRAGRCNRSPCPYLHRELPGPGPGQGQGPGYTNKRVAEESGFAGPSHRRGPGFNGNSSSSWGRFGGNRTVTKTEKVCNFWVDGNCSYGDKCRYLHCWSKGDSFSLLTQLDGHEKLVSGIALPSGSDKLYTGSKDESLRVWDCASGQCTGVLKLGGEVGCVLSEGPWLLVGMPNLVKAWNIETNADQSLSGPVGQVYSLVVGTDLLFAGTQDGSILAWRYNTATNCFEPAASLTGHSLAVVTLYVGANRLYSGSMDKSIKVWSLDNLQCIQTLTDHTSVVMSLICWDQFLLSCSLDNTVKIWAAGEGGNLEVTYTHKEHGVLALCGVHDAEAKPVLLCSCNDSTLRLYDLPSFTERGKIFAKQEIRAIHIGPGGIFFTGDGTGQVKVWKWSTEPATASS from the exons atggattttGATTTGAACGGAGGAAACAAACGAGTCTTCAATAGACTCGGCGGCGGcggaggcggtggtggtggtgggtcAAATCGTTCGTTGGCACCAACGGATACAAGACAAAAGGTTTGTTTCCACTGGCGAGCTGGGCGTTGTAATCGTTCTCCTTGCCCTTATCTACATAGAGAATTACCGGGTCCTGGTCCGGGTCAAGGTCAAGGTCCGGGTTATACGAACAAAAGGGTCGCTGAGGAATCTGGTTTTGCGGGTCCGAGTCACCGGAGAGGACCTGGGTTTAATGGGAACTCGAGTAGTAGCTGGGGGAGGTTTGGTGGGAACAGAACGGTGACGAAGACTGAGAAAGTTTGCAACTTTTGGGTAGATGGGAATTGCAGTTATGGTGATAAGTGTAGATACTTGCATTGTTGGAGTAAAGGAGATAGCTTCTCGTTGTTGACTCAGCTTGATGGTCATGAGAAGCTTGTTAGTGGTATTGCTTTGCCTTCTGGCTCTGATAAGCTTTATACTGGGAGTAAAGATGAGTCCTTGCGTGTTTGGGATTGTGCTTCTGGACAG TGTACAGGAGTACTCAAACTTGGTGGGGAAGTTGGCTGTGTGCTTAGTGAAGGGCCGTGGCTATTGGTTGGCATGCCAAATCTTGTCAAG GCGTGGAATATTGAAACCAATGCAGACCAGAGTCTAAGTGGACCTGTTGGCCAAGTATATTCTCTTGTTGTGGGAACTGATCTTCTCTTCGCTGGTACACAG GATGGCTCTATCTTGGCATGGAGATATAATACTGCCACTAACTGCTTTGAACCAGCGGCGTCACTGACGGGCCACTCACTTGCAGTTGTTACATTATATGTTGGGGCAAACAGACTTTATTCGGGTTCCATGGACAAATCTATAAAA GTTTGGAGCCTGGATAATTTGCAGTGTATACAAACACTCACGGATCATACATCAGTTGTGATGTCTCTCATTTGCTGGGATCAATTTCTCTTGTCTTGTTCATTGGACAACACTGTTAAG ATATGGGCTGCAGGCGAAGGTGGCAACTTGGAAGTGACATACACTCACAAAGAACAT GGAGTGTTAGCTTTATGTGGTGTACATGATGCAGAAGCCAAGCCAGTTTTATTATGCTCTTGCAACGACAGTACCTTGCGCCTCTACGACTTACCATC ATTTACGGAGAGGGGAAAAATCTTTGCAAAGCAAGAGATACGGGCGATCCACATAGGTCCTGGGGGCATATTTTTCACGGGTGACGGAACTGGTCAAGTCAAAGTATGGAAATGGTCCACTGAACCAGCCACGGCTTCGTCTTGA
- the LOC104726925 gene encoding dehydration-responsive element-binding protein 1D-like gives MNPFCSAFSDSFLSVPDHRSPVSDSSECSPKLASSCPKKRAGRKKFRETRHPIYRGVRQRNSGKWVCEVREPNKKSRIWLGTFPTVEMAARAHDVAALALRGRSACLNFADSAWRLRIPETTCPKEIQKAAAEAAMAFQNESVTAEGSQTAAETEAVREGERRMVMEEQSSSVFYMDEEEVLGMPNFFENMAEGMLLPPPEVGWNFNDFDGDADMSLWNFND, from the coding sequence ATGAATCCTTTTTGTTCTGCTTTCTCGGACTCGTTCCTCTCAGTACCCGATCATAGGTCTCCGGTTTCAGACAGTAGTGAGTGTTCACCGAAGCTAGCTTCGAGTTGTCCTAAGAAACGAGCTGGGAGGAAGAAGTTTCGCGAAACGCGTCATCCGATTTACAGAGGAGTTCGTCAGAGGAACTCTGGCAAATGGGTTTGTGAAGTTAGAGAGCCTAACAAGAAATCTAGGATTTGGTTAGGGACTTTTCCAACGGTTGAAATGGCTGCTCGTGCTCACGACGTTGCTGCTTTGGCTCTCCGTGGTCGCTCTGCTTGTCTCAATTTTGCTGATTCTGCTTGGCGGCTTCGTATCCCTGAGACTACTTGTCCTAAGGAGATTCAGAAAGCTGCGGCTGAGGCTGCGATGGCGTTTCAGAATGAGAGTGTGACTGCGGAGGGATCGCAGACTGCGGCGGAAACGGAGGCTGTGAGGGAAGGGGAGAGGAGAATGGTAATGGAGGAGCAGAGTAGTAGTGTGTTTTATATGGATGAAGAGGAAGTTTTGGGGATGCCCAACTTTTTTGAGAATATGGCTGAGGGGATGCTTTTGCCCCCGCCGGAAGTTGGCTGGAACTTTAACGACTTTGACGGTGATGCTGACATGTCACTCTGGAATTTTAACGAttga
- the LOC104726944 gene encoding importin subunit alpha-8-like isoform X1, which produces MSRKTEMEEVSQAMIDGVMSDDLPLQFESIAKIRSILSRRDITIPCETVIRSGIMPRLVQFLDKQEYPTLQYEAAWILKDIATEKPNELVDHDAVPFLIQLLNSPTEYIREQAILALGNVAGHSTKYRDFVLQLGVLMPLLSLMYKGKSKTLRSGTRTLCNLFCGQPPLTFDQMKPALPALKLLLHSNDEEVVKNACLALSNISYGSEDGIQSLIEADFVPKLVQLLKHPSPAVLVHALRTIGDITAGNNQQTRSVVNCGALPILSDLLTRNYEKNIKKSACWVISNITAGTEEQIQSVIDESLIPTLVNLAQSADIDIKKEAVWAILGVVVGGSLHQIKYMVKQSCIKPLCDILVCPDLRTILLSECLDGLANILKAGEVVTNVRDKNCYALLIEGAEGREKIEDLQSHENGEICSKALKILEKYWLVKDDEKYEYQSDESVGS; this is translated from the exons ATGTCGCGGAAAACAGAG ATGGAAGAAGTTTCACAAGCTATGATCGATGGTGTTATGTCAGATGATCTTCCATTGCAGTTTGAATCTATTGCCAAGATCAGAAGTATTCTATCAcgga GAGATATAACTATTCCTTGTGAAACTGTGATACGATCTGGCATTATGCCTCGTCTCGTTCAGTTTCTTGACAAGCAAGAATACCCTACTCTTCAA TATGAGGCAGCTTGGATTCTCAAAGACATTGCTACTGAAAAACCGAATGAGTTAGTTGATCACGACGCTGTTCCATTCTTAATTCAGCTTCTTAATTCTCCTACAGAGTATATCCGTGAGCAG GCTATATTGGCACTGGGTAACGTTGCTGGTCATTCAACGAAGTACCGTGACTTTGTTCTTCAGTTAGGGGTATTGATGCCACTGTTAAGTCTTATGTACAAGGGTAAAAGTAAAACGCTCAGGAGTGGCACTAGGACTTTGTGTAACTTGTTTTGTGGCCAACCTCCCCTGACCTTCGATCAG ATGAAACCTGCTCTCCCTGCACTTAAACTACTTCTTCATTCAAACGATGAAGAAGTCGTGAAAAATGCTTGCTTGGCACTATCTAATATCTCTTATGGTTCTGAAGATGGTATCCAAAGTTTGATTGAGGCTGACTTTGTCCCAAAACTAGTTCAATTACTCAA ACACCCTTCTCCAGCGGTGCTTGTTCATGCACTTCGTACCATTGGGGATATAACTGCTGGAAATAATCAGCAAACACGG TCTGTGGTCAATTGCGGTGCTTTACCAATTCTTTCCGACTTACTTACTCGAAACTAtgagaaaaacataaagaagagTGCTTGCTGGGTGATTTCAAACATCACTGCAGGCACTGAAGAACAAATTCAG TCAGTGATTGATGAAAGTTTGATTCCAACCTTGGTCAATCTGGCTCAAAGTGCTGATATTGACATAAAGAAAGAAGCTGTATGGGCAATTTTAGGTGTGGTCGTAGGTGGTTCTCTTCATCAAATCAA ATACATGGTGAAGCAGAGTTGCATAAAACCTTTATGCGATATTCTAGTATGTCCAGATCTAAGAACCATCTTACTCTCAGAGTGTCTGGATGGGTTAGCCAACATTTTGAAGGCCGGAGAGGTTGTAACGAATGTAAGAGACAAGAACTGTTATGCTCTGCTGATTGAAGGTGCGGAAGGGCGAGAAAAGATTGAGGACCTGCAAAGCCATGAAAACGGTGAGATCTGCTCGAAGGCTTTGAAGATTCTGGAGAAATATTGGCTTGTTAAAG atgatgagaagtaCGAGTACCAAAGTGATGAGTCAGTTGGATCTTAG
- the LOC104726944 gene encoding importin subunit alpha-8-like isoform X2: protein MSRKTEMEEVSQAMIDGVMSDDLPLQFESIAKIRSILSRRDITIPCETVIRSGIMPRLVQFLDKQEYPTLQYEAAWILKDIATEKPNELVDHDAVPFLIQLLNSPTEYIREQAILALGNVAGHSTKYRDFVLQLGVLMPLLSLMYKGKSKTLRSGTRTLCNLFCGQPPLTFDQMKPALPALKLLLHSNDEEVVKNACLALSNISYGSEDGIQSLIEADFVPKLVQLLKHPSPAVLVHALRTIGDITAGNNQQTRSVVNCGALPILSDLLTRNYEKNIKKSACWVISNITAGTEEQIQSVIDESLIPTLVNLAQSADIDIKKEAVWAILGVVVGGSLHQIKYMVKQSCIKPLCDILVCPDLRTSFLSKCLDGLENILKAGEVVTNVRDRNCYALLIEGAEGLEKIKNLQSHENNEISVKALKILGYWLVEDDEKYEYQSDESVGS, encoded by the exons ATGTCGCGGAAAACAGAG ATGGAAGAAGTTTCACAAGCTATGATCGATGGTGTTATGTCAGATGATCTTCCATTGCAGTTTGAATCTATTGCCAAGATCAGAAGTATTCTATCAcgga GAGATATAACTATTCCTTGTGAAACTGTGATACGATCTGGCATTATGCCTCGTCTCGTTCAGTTTCTTGACAAGCAAGAATACCCTACTCTTCAA TATGAGGCAGCTTGGATTCTCAAAGACATTGCTACTGAAAAACCGAATGAGTTAGTTGATCACGACGCTGTTCCATTCTTAATTCAGCTTCTTAATTCTCCTACAGAGTATATCCGTGAGCAG GCTATATTGGCACTGGGTAACGTTGCTGGTCATTCAACGAAGTACCGTGACTTTGTTCTTCAGTTAGGGGTATTGATGCCACTGTTAAGTCTTATGTACAAGGGTAAAAGTAAAACGCTCAGGAGTGGCACTAGGACTTTGTGTAACTTGTTTTGTGGCCAACCTCCCCTGACCTTCGATCAG ATGAAACCTGCTCTCCCTGCACTTAAACTACTTCTTCATTCAAACGATGAAGAAGTCGTGAAAAATGCTTGCTTGGCACTATCTAATATCTCTTATGGTTCTGAAGATGGTATCCAAAGTTTGATTGAGGCTGACTTTGTCCCAAAACTAGTTCAATTACTCAA ACACCCTTCTCCAGCGGTGCTTGTTCATGCACTTCGTACCATTGGGGATATAACTGCTGGAAATAATCAGCAAACACGG TCTGTGGTCAATTGCGGTGCTTTACCAATTCTTTCCGACTTACTTACTCGAAACTAtgagaaaaacataaagaagagTGCTTGCTGGGTGATTTCAAACATCACTGCAGGCACTGAAGAACAAATTCAG TCAGTGATTGATGAAAGTTTGATTCCAACCTTGGTCAATCTGGCTCAAAGTGCTGATATTGACATAAAGAAAGAAGCTGTATGGGCAATTTTAGGTGTGGTCGTAGGTGGTTCTCTTCATCAAATCAA ATACATGGTGAAGCAGAGTTGCATAAAACCTTTATGCGATATTCTAGTATGTCCAGATCTAAGAACCAGCTTCCTCTCAAAGTGTCTGGATGGGTTAGAAAACATTTTGAAGGCCGGAGAGGTTGTGACGAATGTAAGAGACAGGAACTGTTATGCTCTGCTGATTGAAGGTGCAGAAGGGCTAGAAAAGATCAAGAACCTGCAAAGCCATGAAAACAATGAGATCAGCGTGAAGGCTTTGAAGATTCTGGGATATTGGCTtgtagaagatgatgagaagtaCGAGTACCAAAGTGATGAGTCAGTTGGATCTTAG
- the LOC104726934 gene encoding uncharacterized protein LOC104726934: MSLFCNSIETLYPKPFLSHKSHFFTFSDSKFRNPKLVTFPLRRLRPIKSCLKSASSSEIDLVRNKEGVFAPKEKKVVVLWDLDNKPPRGPPYEAARALRKVAEKLGRVVEISAYANRHAFIHLPHWVVEERRERRSLDFMERKGEVTPVEPYICGVCGRKCKTNLDLKKHFKQLHERERQKKVNRMRSLKGKKRQKFKERYVSGNEKYNEAARRLLTPKVGYGLEAELRRAGVYVKTVEDKPQAADWAVKRQIQHSMTRGIDWLVLVSDDKDFSDMLRKAREADLGTLVVSDRDRALGRHADLWVPWIGVEKGEIGEKDLIPGKRPRFEEDEEESEVGFSGGDELFSLSYDEDEREEMTVESDGFGRFNVSAFAEDEWVEDEGDFALSDSDDDSDDELGF; this comes from the coding sequence ATGAGTTTGTTCTGTAATTCAATTGAAACCCTTTATCCAAAACCTTTCCTTTCCCACAAATCTCacttcttcaccttctccgaTTCCAAATTCCGAAACCCTAAACTCGTCACCTTCCCACTTCGCCGTCTACGTCCGATCAAATCATGTCTTAAATCAGCATCTTCATCAGAAATCGACTTGGTGAGAAACAAAGAAGGAGTCTTTGCTCcaaaggagaagaaagttgTAGTCTTGTGGGACTTAGACAACAAACCACCACGAGGTCCACCCTACGAAGCAGCTAGAGCTCTCCGTAAAGTCGCGGAGAAGCTCGGCCGAGTCGTTGAGATCTCCGCTTACGCAAATCGTCATGCTTTTATCCATTTACCTCATTGGGTCGTCGAAGAGAGACGTGAAAGGAGGAGTCTTGATTTCATGGAGAGGAAAGGAGAAGTGACTCCGGTCGAGCCTTACATATGTGGAGTTTGTGGTCGGAAGTGTAAAACGAATCTTGATTTGAAGAAACATTTCAAGCAGCttcatgagagagagagacagaagaaAGTGAATAGGATGAGGTCTTTGAAAGGTAAGAAGCGTCAGAAGTTTAAAGAACGTTATGTTTCAGGGAATGAGAAGTATAATGAAGCAGCGAGGAGGTTGTTGACTCCTAAAGTTGGATATGGGTTAGAGGCTGAGCTACGGCGAGCTGGAGTTTATGTGAAGACTGTGGAGGATAAGCCACAAGCGGCTGATTGGGCTGTGAAGAGACAGATACAGCATTCTATGACTAGAGGGATTGATTggttggttttggtttctgaTGATAAGGATTTTTCAGATATGTTGAGGAAAGCTAGGGAGGCTGATCTTGGGACTTTGGTTGTTAGTGATAGGGATAGAGCTTTGGGAAGGCATGCTGATTTGTGGGTGCCTTGGATTGGTGTGGAGAAGGGAGAGATAGGGGAGAAGGATTTGATTCCGGGGAAGAGACCACGGTTtgaggaggatgaggaggagagTGAGGTGGGGTTTAGTGGTGGAGATGAGTTGTTTTCATTGTCGTATGATGAGGATGAGAGGGAGGAGATGACAGTGGAGAGTGATGGGTTTGGGAGGTTTAATGTGTCTGCGTTTGCGGAAGATGAATGGGTGGAGGATGAAGGAGACTTTGCGTTGagtgatagtgatgatgatagtgaCGATGAGCTTGGTTTCTGA